The following proteins come from a genomic window of Aspergillus luchuensis IFO 4308 DNA, chromosome 3, nearly complete sequence:
- the ARP2 gene encoding actin-related protein 2 (BUSCO:EOG09262MEK;~COG:Z;~EggNog:ENOG410PH2T;~InterPro:IPR020902,IPR004000,IPR043129;~PFAM:PF00022), with translation MADMPIVLDGGTGFLKVGYAAQNFPEHQFPSIVGRPILRTEEQAGDIVVKDIMCGDEAAAARSMLQITYPMENGIVKRWDDMQHLWNYTFYEKMKIDPTGRKILLTEPPMNPLKNREQMAEVMLEGYNFGGVYVAIQAVLALYAQGLSSGVVVDSGDGVTHIIPVYESTVLNHHIRRLDVAGRDVTRNLIALLLRRGYALNRTADFETVRQIKEKLCYVSYDLELDKKLSEDTTVLVESYTLPDGRVIRVGSERFEAPECLFQPHLVDVDQPGIAELLFNTIQGADVDVRSSLYKAIVLSGGSSMYPGLPSRLEKELKQLWLTRVLQGNPERLNKFKVRIEDPPRRRHMVFLGGAVLANLIADKEDMWVTKQEWQEQGARALAKLGPR, from the exons ATGGCTGACATGCCCATTG TGCTCGACGGAGGAACTGGTTTCCTCAAGGTCGGATATGCTGCGCAG AACTTCCCCGAGCACCAGTTCCCCTCGATAGTGGGGCGGCCCATATTGCGAACGGAGGAGCAGGCCGGCGACATTGTCGTCAAGGATATCATGTGCGGAgatgaagctgctgctgccagatCTATGCTGCAAATCACCTACCCT ATGGAGAATGGTATCGTGAAGAGATGGGATGACATGCAACACCTATGGAACTACACTTTTtacgagaagatgaagatcgaTCCTACGGGCCGCAAGATCCTCTTGACCGAGCCCCCCATGAATCCCCTGAAGAACCGGGAGCAAATGGCTGAGGTTATGCTGGAAGGCTACAACTTTGGAGGTGTATACGTTGCTATTCAAGCTGTGCTTGCACTATACGCCCAGG GTCTCAGCAGTGGTGTGGTCGTTGACTCCGGTGACGGTGTCACCCACATTATCCCCGTCTACGAATCTACAGTCCTTAACCACCACATTCGCCGACTTGATGTCGCCGGTCGCGATGTCACCCGTAACCTCATCGCCCTCTTGCTCCGTCGCGGTTATGCCTTGAACCGTACCGCCGACTTCGAGACTGTGCGCcagatcaaggagaagctctGCTACGTGTCCTACGATCTCGAGTTGGACAAGAAGCTCTCCGAAGACACCACCGTTCTTGTCGAGTCCTACACCCTCCCCGATGGTCGCGTCATCCGCGTCGGTAGCGAGCGCTTCGAAGCCCCCGAATGTCTCTTCCAGCCGCACCTGGTGGACGTCGACCAACCCGGTATCGCCGAGTTGCtcttcaacaccatccaGGGCGCCGATGTCGACGTGCGCTCCAGTCTCTACAAGGCTATCGTGCTCAGTGGAGGAAGCAGCATGTACCCCGGCCTGCCTTCccggttggagaaggagctcAAGCAATTGTGGCTCACACGGGTCCTGCAAGGCAACCCGGAGAGGTTGAAC AAATTCAAGGTGCGCATCGAGGACCCGCCGCGACGAAGACACATGGTCTTCCTGGGAGGTGCCGTCCTCGCCAACCTG ATCGCCGACAAGGAGGATATGTGGGTTACCAAGCAAGAGTGGCAGGAACAGGGTGCACGTGCCCTGGCCAAGCTCGGCCCTAGATAG